A genome region from Alkalimarinus coralli includes the following:
- a CDS encoding lipopolysaccharide assembly protein LapA domain-containing protein, with protein MSLIRRITYIIFAVIVLLIGVLFTSRNNQLVSIDYLIGRSDEYYLAFWLISSFVLGGLLGVFASSSAILKLKTQKKRSEKKAKNTEVELSRIKGGAA; from the coding sequence ATGTCGTTAATACGACGAATTACTTACATTATTTTCGCCGTTATCGTTTTATTGATTGGCGTTCTTTTTACTTCCCGCAATAATCAGTTAGTATCTATTGATTACCTTATTGGAAGGTCTGACGAGTACTATCTCGCATTTTGGTTAATTTCCTCTTTTGTGCTGGGTGGGCTTCTTGGGGTCTTTGCTAGCAGCTCTGCAATTCTAAAATTAAAGACTCAGAAAAAACGTAGCGAAAAAAAGGCAAAAAACACCGAGGTTGAGTTAAGTCGCATTAAAGGTGGTGCCGCCTAG
- the rpsA gene encoding 30S ribosomal protein S1, with protein sequence MSESFADLFEESLKEIDMKPGSIIKGTVVDIDSDWVTVFAGLKSEGVIPVSQFYNDAGELELSIGDEVDVALDAVEDGFGETKLSREKAKRAEAWTELEKAFEAEEVVTGVINGKVKGGFTVDVKSIRAFLPGSLVDVRPVRDTLHLEGKELEFKVIKLDQKRNNVVVSRRSVLEAENSAERDQLLENLAEGMAIKGIVKNLTDYGAFVDLGGVDGLLHITDMAWKRIKHPSEIVNVGDEIDVKVLKFDRERNRVSLGLKQLGEDPWVAIKARYPENTRVTARVTNLTDYGCFAELEEGVEGLVHVSEMDWTNKNIHPSKVVNVGDEIEVMVLDIDEERRRISLGIKQCHSNPWEDFSGNFNKGDKISGKIKSITDFGIFIGLDGGIDGLVHLSDISWNETGEEAVRSYKKGDEIETVILSVDPERERISLGIKQLDSDPFAEFVQDNDKGTVLTGTVTSVDAKAATVALTDEVEAVLKASEISRDKVEDARNVINEGDKIEAKIIHVDRKNRVINLSVKSKDVDDEKVAMKEVREKQVESAGPTTIGDLIKAQMQNKD encoded by the coding sequence GCTCTATTATTAAGGGCACGGTAGTAGATATTGATAGCGACTGGGTAACAGTCTTTGCGGGGCTGAAATCTGAAGGCGTTATACCTGTTTCTCAATTTTATAACGATGCTGGTGAGCTAGAGTTAAGCATTGGGGACGAAGTTGATGTAGCCTTGGATGCAGTCGAAGACGGTTTCGGTGAAACTAAACTTTCTCGTGAAAAAGCTAAACGTGCTGAAGCCTGGACTGAGCTTGAGAAAGCGTTTGAAGCAGAAGAAGTGGTTACTGGTGTTATTAACGGTAAGGTTAAAGGCGGTTTCACTGTCGACGTTAAGAGCATTCGTGCGTTCCTGCCTGGTTCTTTGGTTGATGTTCGTCCAGTGCGTGACACTCTGCACTTGGAAGGTAAAGAACTGGAATTTAAAGTTATCAAGCTTGATCAGAAGCGTAACAACGTGGTTGTTTCTCGTCGTTCTGTTCTTGAAGCTGAAAACAGTGCTGAGCGTGATCAGTTGCTGGAAAACCTTGCAGAAGGTATGGCTATTAAGGGTATCGTTAAGAACCTTACTGACTACGGTGCATTCGTAGATCTTGGTGGTGTTGACGGTCTTCTACACATTACCGATATGGCTTGGAAGCGTATTAAGCACCCAAGTGAAATCGTAAACGTTGGTGATGAAATCGACGTTAAAGTACTTAAGTTTGATCGTGAGCGTAACCGTGTATCATTAGGTCTTAAGCAGTTGGGTGAAGATCCATGGGTTGCTATCAAAGCACGTTACCCTGAGAACACTCGTGTAACTGCACGTGTTACTAACTTGACTGACTACGGTTGCTTCGCAGAGCTTGAAGAAGGCGTTGAAGGTCTGGTTCACGTTTCAGAAATGGATTGGACTAACAAGAATATTCACCCATCCAAGGTTGTTAATGTTGGTGATGAAATTGAAGTTATGGTTCTTGATATTGATGAAGAGCGTCGTCGTATCTCTCTAGGTATCAAGCAGTGTCATTCAAACCCATGGGAAGATTTCTCGGGTAACTTCAATAAGGGTGACAAGATTTCCGGCAAGATTAAGTCTATCACTGACTTCGGTATCTTCATTGGTTTGGATGGCGGTATTGATGGTCTAGTTCACTTGTCTGATATCTCTTGGAACGAAACTGGAGAAGAAGCGGTTCGCAGCTACAAGAAAGGTGACGAAATTGAAACGGTTATCTTGTCTGTAGATCCAGAGCGTGAGCGTATTTCTCTAGGTATCAAGCAGCTGGACAGCGATCCATTTGCTGAGTTTGTTCAAGATAATGACAAGGGTACAGTTCTTACGGGAACCGTAACTTCTGTTGATGCTAAAGCGGCAACTGTTGCTTTAACTGATGAAGTTGAGGCTGTTCTTAAGGCGTCTGAAATTAGTCGTGATAAAGTTGAGGATGCTCGTAACGTCATCAACGAAGGCGATAAAATCGAAGCTAAGATCATTCATGTGGATCGCAAAAATCGCGTAATCAACTTGTCTGTTAAGTCTAAGGATGTAGACGACGAGAAGGTAGCGATGAAAGAAGTTCGCGAAAAGCAGGTTGAGTCAGCGGGTCCTACAACGATCGGCGATTTGATCAAAGCTCAGATGCAAAACAAGGACTAA
- a CDS encoding integration host factor subunit beta, which yields MTKSELVEIIASKQTQLSVKDVELAVKTIIDLMSQTLSQGQRIEIRGFGSFSLHYRAPRSGRNPKTGESVQLSAKYVPHFKPGKELRDQVNDSLKAGY from the coding sequence ATGACCAAGTCTGAATTAGTCGAAATTATTGCGTCAAAGCAAACACAGTTATCTGTCAAAGATGTTGAGTTAGCCGTAAAAACGATAATTGACCTTATGTCTCAAACACTCTCTCAGGGGCAGCGTATTGAGATTAGAGGTTTTGGAAGCTTTTCACTGCATTATAGGGCTCCCCGTTCGGGAAGAAATCCAAAAACTGGAGAGTCTGTTCAGTTGTCAGCAAAGTATGTACCTCATTTCAAGCCTGGGAAAGAGCTTAGGGATCAGGTGAATGACAGTTTGAAGGCGGGTTATTAG
- the lapB gene encoding lipopolysaccharide assembly protein LapB, with protein METVFQWLMLVVAIGIGWALGYATRSKLFSGSDSPPSSNLKDRLKLLFEAYSDEAVDSFVQSLEVNGETIGMHLSIGKHFRKNGEVEKALLVHQNLMSRPEVPSHYSSEVIFELAKDYMVAGLLDRAESLFLQLKDSREFGQKSLMCLVDIYQQEKEWGKALNCGLTYHSSKGEDISVMLSHFLCELAELLIKEHDYWDARNKLREALALNKNCVRATLLLAEMHVSEGHYAEAVAVLRKVEGQNYRFIPEIVPVLFECSQQLKTEERFRQYLEKLSDRNELSSIVLAIAESYRREKGVSKAESFLSESLIKKPSLKGLDRLMDYRSLLVDSEGKQRDLSIVKQVTQLLLVDRPVYQCEGCGFSGEVLHWQCPSCKGWELIAPIEGVHGE; from the coding sequence ATGGAGACGGTTTTTCAGTGGCTAATGCTTGTTGTTGCAATTGGTATTGGTTGGGCTTTAGGGTACGCAACGCGAAGCAAGCTGTTCTCAGGCAGTGACTCTCCACCTTCTTCAAATTTAAAAGATCGTCTTAAACTCCTATTTGAAGCCTACTCGGATGAGGCTGTTGATTCGTTTGTGCAGTCTCTTGAGGTTAATGGAGAGACAATAGGGATGCATTTGTCTATCGGAAAACACTTCCGCAAGAATGGAGAGGTCGAAAAGGCGTTACTTGTTCATCAAAATCTGATGTCTAGGCCTGAGGTGCCCAGTCACTACTCGAGTGAAGTTATCTTTGAGCTGGCAAAAGACTATATGGTTGCTGGCTTGCTGGATCGGGCGGAATCTCTATTTCTCCAGCTGAAAGACTCAAGAGAGTTTGGTCAAAAAAGCTTAATGTGTCTGGTTGACATATATCAGCAAGAGAAAGAGTGGGGGAAGGCGTTAAATTGTGGTTTAACTTATCATTCGAGTAAGGGGGAGGATATTTCAGTAATGCTCTCTCATTTTTTATGTGAGTTAGCCGAATTGTTGATTAAAGAGCATGATTACTGGGATGCTCGAAATAAGCTAAGAGAGGCTCTAGCGCTAAACAAAAATTGTGTTAGGGCGACACTGCTGTTGGCAGAGATGCATGTTAGTGAGGGGCATTATGCTGAGGCGGTGGCAGTGCTTCGAAAGGTTGAAGGGCAGAACTATCGCTTTATTCCTGAGATTGTCCCCGTCCTTTTTGAGTGCTCGCAGCAACTTAAGACGGAAGAGAGGTTTCGCCAGTACCTGGAAAAGTTGTCTGATAGAAATGAGTTATCCAGTATTGTTCTAGCGATTGCAGAGAGTTATAGGCGAGAGAAGGGGGTGTCAAAAGCTGAAAGCTTTTTGTCAGAAAGCCTCATAAAAAAGCCCAGTTTAAAAGGGTTGGATCGGCTAATGGATTACAGGTCTCTTCTGGTTGATTCTGAAGGAAAGCAAAGGGACTTGAGTATTGTTAAGCAGGTGACCCAGCTGCTATTGGTCGATAGGCCTGTATATCAGTGTGAAGGGTGTGGCTTTTCCGGAGAGGTGCTTCATTGGCAGTGCCCAAGCTGTAAGGGGTGGGAATTGATTGCGCCGATTGAAGGGGTTCACGGTGAATAA